One window of Strigops habroptila isolate Jane chromosome Z, bStrHab1.2.pri, whole genome shotgun sequence genomic DNA carries:
- the LOC115601162 gene encoding uncharacterized protein LOC115601162 gives MDWPEGKDFGMSPEEEVTRAEEAPPYNELSESEKQYALFTDGSCRIVGKHWRWKAAVWSPLRQVAETAEGEGESSQFAEVKAIQLALDVAEREKWPVLYLYTDSWMVANALWGWLQQWKQSNWQCRSKPIWAAALWQDIAARVQNLVVKVRHVDAHVPKSWATEEHQNNQQVDKAAKIKVAQMDLDWQHKGELFLAPWAHDTSGHQGREATYRWARDRGVDLTMDTIAQVIHECETCAAIKQAKRLKPLWYGGRWLKYKYEEAWQIDYTTLPPTRQGKRYVLTMVEATTGWLETYAVLHATARNTILGLEKQVLWRHGTPERIESDNGTHFRNNLIDTWAKEHGIEWVYHIPYHAPASGKIERYNGLLKTTLRAMSGGTFKHWDTHLPKATWLVNSRGSANRAGPAQSELLRTVEEDKVPVVHIKNLLGKTVWVIPASGKGKPTRGVAFAQGPGYTW, from the coding sequence atggactggccagagggcaaagattttgggatgtcaccagaagaggaggtgacgcgtgctgaagaggccccaccatataatgaactgtcagagagtgaaaagcaatatgccttgtttactgatgggtcctgccgtattgtgggaaagcattggagatggaaggcagctgtgtggagtcccctgagacaagttgcagaaactgctgagggagagggtgaatcgagtcagtttgcagaggtgaaagccatccagctggccttggacgttgctgaacgagaaaaatggccagtactttatctctatactgactcatggatggtggcaaatgccctgtgggggtggttgcagcaatggaagcagagcaactggcaatgcagaagtaaacccatctgggctgctgcattgtggcaagatatcgctgctcgggtgcagaacctggtggtgaaggtacgtcacgtagatgctcatgtacccaagagttgggccactgaggagcaccagaataaccagcaagtagataaagctgctaagattaaagtggcacagatggacttggattggcaacataagggtgaattatttttagccccgtgggcccatgacacctcaggccatcaaggcagagaggcaacatatagatgggctcgtgatcgaggggtggacttaacgatggacactattgcccaggttattcacgaatgtgaaacatgtgctgcaattaagcaagccaagcggttaaagcctctctggtatggaggacgatggctgaagtacaagtatgaggaggcctggcagattgactataccacactcccaccaacccgccagggcaagcgctatgtgcttaccatggtggaagcaaccaccggctggctggaaacatatgctgtgctccatgccactgcccggaacactatcctgggccttgagaaacaagtcttgtggcgacacggcaccccagagagaattgagtcagacaatgggactcatttccggaacaacctcatagacacttgggccaaagagcatggcattgagtgggtatatcacatcccctaccatgcaccagcctctgggaaaattgaacggtacaatgggctgttaaaaactacactgagagcaatgagtggtgggactttcaaacactgggatacacatttaccaaaagccacctggttggtcaacagtaggggatctgccaacagggctggcccagcccaatcagaacttttacgtactgtagaggaggataaagttcctgtggtgcacataaagaatttgttggggaagacagtctgggttattcctgcttcaggtaaaggcaaacccactcgtggggttgcttttgctcagggacctggatatacttggtga